A genomic window from Alkalihalobacillus sp. AL-G includes:
- a CDS encoding DUF342 domain-containing protein — protein sequence MQKTSVSDCVQLKVSENRMRVVMIPIHSCEFQPEFQDILDFLQSKNVTFGIKEVSISEILADFEHWLEPVIVAEGSKPIPGEPGFLKERAQAAKQKSPESDQKFVDLRSRTEILSVKKGERIADIIPPTDGVPGMTVDGVEVPAKPGKPLRLKQGRNTVINEEKNSIYATTDGQVSFQKKAVHVYPVYEVKGDLDLKTGNLEFVGNIHIFGDVPSGYKIQAEGDIRIDGIVEGSELRAGGSIYIKNGIAGQGRSLIQTENDLHTGYINQGNIKVGGDLHIHFLNHSNVLVEGNIYCQKGKGMIVGGNTTAGSNIYVNRLGTELMTKTAIYFGVAPELLNEWDKLSVQVQKDEESFNKLNRLKTAVDSKPTSQQTDKERILLLKVRNTHGQLVNSLQQNKDRLNELNDSISNVGDATLTIADRVQPGVEITFGKYKRKIQTVYESVEINLRSGEIVIGHL from the coding sequence ATGCAGAAAACATCAGTGAGTGATTGTGTGCAGCTTAAGGTTTCAGAAAATCGTATGCGGGTTGTAATGATCCCGATTCACTCATGTGAGTTTCAACCAGAATTCCAAGATATACTGGATTTTTTACAATCAAAAAACGTCACCTTTGGTATTAAGGAAGTTTCAATTTCAGAAATTCTAGCTGATTTCGAGCACTGGCTTGAACCTGTAATCGTGGCGGAAGGATCTAAACCTATACCAGGTGAACCAGGTTTTTTAAAGGAACGGGCACAGGCTGCAAAACAAAAGAGCCCTGAATCGGATCAAAAGTTCGTCGACCTAAGATCAAGAACTGAAATTTTGTCCGTAAAAAAAGGCGAGAGGATTGCCGATATCATTCCCCCTACAGATGGAGTGCCTGGAATGACGGTTGATGGAGTAGAAGTTCCTGCAAAGCCAGGGAAGCCTCTTCGGTTGAAACAAGGCAGAAATACGGTGATCAATGAGGAAAAAAACAGCATCTATGCAACGACTGATGGGCAAGTCAGTTTTCAAAAAAAAGCGGTGCACGTTTACCCGGTATATGAAGTTAAAGGAGACCTGGATTTAAAAACTGGTAATCTTGAATTTGTTGGTAATATACACATATTTGGTGATGTACCTTCCGGCTATAAAATCCAGGCAGAGGGTGACATCAGAATCGATGGAATAGTAGAAGGGTCAGAGCTGCGTGCAGGTGGCTCTATTTATATAAAGAATGGCATCGCAGGACAGGGTAGGTCACTCATCCAAACCGAAAATGACTTACACACTGGTTATATTAATCAAGGGAATATTAAAGTGGGCGGAGATCTTCATATTCACTTTCTAAACCACAGTAATGTACTTGTTGAGGGAAATATATATTGCCAGAAGGGGAAAGGAATGATTGTGGGAGGGAATACGACAGCAGGCTCGAATATATATGTGAACCGATTAGGAACCGAATTGATGACAAAAACCGCAATTTATTTTGGTGTCGCACCAGAACTACTAAATGAATGGGATAAACTCTCGGTTCAAGTACAAAAGGATGAAGAAAGCTTCAATAAACTGAACCGATTAAAAACAGCAGTTGACAGTAAACCGACTTCCCAACAAACCGATAAGGAGCGGATTTTACTTTTGAAGGTAAGAAATACACACGGGCAATTGGTGAATTCATTACAACAAAATAAAGATAGGCTGAATGAGCTTAATGACTCGATATCAAACGTGGGGGATGCAACACTTACCATTGCAGATAGAGTTCAGCCAGGTGTAGAAATTACGTTTGGGAAATATAAGCGTAAAATCCAAACGGTTTATGAGTCTGTAGAAATCAATCTAAGGTCAGGCGAGATTGTTATCGGACACTTATAA
- a CDS encoding chemotaxis protein CheC, which yields MITPEQLTDFQKDVLKEIGNIGAGNAATALSRLVQKSVDMEVPSVKLIPFNEVTDMIGGAELVVAATFLRVTGDAPGNMFFILPLDEAVHLIKQLTGDESITEESIVQSELPCSALQETGNILAGSYLSSFSDFTGLQLVPSVPYLTVDMAAAILSQGLFEMSQVSDYAIIIDTQLKDSVHINTGVKGHFLLLPDPESFQKIFHSLGVPLNE from the coding sequence ATGATCACCCCGGAGCAGCTGACTGATTTTCAAAAGGATGTTTTAAAGGAAATCGGTAACATCGGTGCTGGTAATGCAGCAACTGCTCTATCACGACTTGTTCAAAAATCAGTAGATATGGAAGTGCCTTCTGTGAAACTCATCCCTTTTAATGAAGTAACCGACATGATCGGGGGAGCGGAACTCGTTGTAGCTGCTACCTTCCTTCGTGTCACTGGGGATGCACCAGGGAATATGTTCTTCATTTTACCATTGGATGAAGCGGTTCATCTCATCAAGCAATTGACAGGCGATGAATCGATAACGGAGGAATCAATTGTTCAATCTGAGCTCCCATGCTCCGCTCTGCAGGAGACAGGTAATATTTTAGCCGGTTCGTACCTATCATCCTTTTCCGACTTTACAGGATTGCAACTCGTTCCATCAGTTCCTTATTTAACGGTGGATATGGCAGCAGCTATTCTTTCACAAGGCTTATTTGAAATGTCACAGGTAAGTGATTACGCCATAATCATCGATACACAGCTAAAGGATTCTGTACACATCAACACAGGTGTGAAAGGCCATTTTTTGCTATTACCTGATCCGGAGTCGTTTCAAAAAATCTTTCATTCGCTCGGGGTTCCTTTAAATGAATAA
- the pyrH gene encoding UMP kinase: MSTPKYNRVVLKLSGEALSGQMGYGIDPGVIQSIATQVSEIVKMNVEVAVVVGGGNIWRGKAGSEMGMDRATADYMGMLATIMNSLALQDSLENIGVETRVQTSIEMRQVAEPYIRRKAIRHLEKKRVVIFAAGTGNPYFSTDTTAALRAAEIEAEVILMAKNNVDGVYSADPKMDESATKYKSLSYLEVLKEGLAVMDSTASSLCMDNDIPLIVFSIMEEGNIKRVIEGENIGTVVRGK, encoded by the coding sequence ATGAGTACACCAAAATACAACAGAGTGGTCTTAAAATTAAGCGGAGAAGCATTGTCAGGACAAATGGGATATGGCATTGACCCTGGCGTGATTCAATCGATTGCAACTCAAGTGAGTGAGATTGTAAAGATGAATGTTGAAGTTGCGGTCGTTGTTGGTGGGGGAAACATCTGGAGAGGTAAAGCTGGAAGTGAAATGGGTATGGACAGAGCTACTGCTGATTACATGGGTATGCTGGCAACTATCATGAATTCACTCGCGCTACAAGATAGCCTCGAAAATATCGGCGTTGAAACGAGGGTGCAAACCTCTATCGAAATGCGTCAGGTTGCAGAGCCTTATATTCGACGTAAAGCTATTCGTCATCTTGAGAAGAAGCGGGTCGTAATCTTTGCAGCAGGTACAGGTAATCCGTACTTTTCAACAGATACTACTGCAGCCCTCCGTGCGGCAGAAATTGAAGCAGAAGTCATTCTGATGGCGAAAAACAACGTTGATGGTGTATATTCTGCTGATCCTAAAATGGATGAAAGTGCAACGAAATATAAGAGTTTATCTTATTTGGAAGTGTTGAAGGAAGGTTTAGCAGTAATGGATTCAACTGCTTCCTCACTCTGTATGGATAATGATATCCCGTTAATTGTGTTCTCAATAATGGAAGAAGGAAATATCAAGCGTGTTATTGAAGGAGAAAATATCGGAACAGTAGTAAGGGGGAAATAA
- the frr gene encoding ribosome recycling factor, producing the protein MSQAVIQQTEEKMKKAVASYRRELSTLRAGRANPSILDRVTVDYYGAPTPLNQMAGISVPEARLLVIQPYDKSVIGDIEKAIQKAELGLTPSNDGDIIRIAIPALTEERRKELVKLVKKYAEEGKVAVRNIRRDSNEELKKLQKGGDMTEDDLRHYGDEVQKLTDKYVAEIDTIASEKEKEIMEV; encoded by the coding sequence ATGTCTCAAGCAGTTATTCAGCAAACAGAAGAAAAAATGAAAAAAGCAGTGGCCTCATACCGCCGGGAGTTATCGACTCTACGAGCAGGCCGAGCTAATCCATCTATCCTTGATCGGGTTACAGTAGATTATTATGGTGCTCCGACACCGCTTAACCAAATGGCGGGTATTTCAGTACCTGAGGCGCGCTTACTTGTCATCCAGCCTTACGACAAGTCGGTGATCGGTGATATTGAAAAAGCGATCCAAAAAGCTGAACTTGGTCTTACACCGTCGAATGATGGCGACATCATTCGAATTGCTATCCCTGCTTTAACCGAAGAGCGACGTAAAGAACTTGTAAAGCTTGTTAAAAAGTACGCAGAAGAAGGAAAAGTTGCAGTACGCAACATCCGTCGAGATTCTAATGAAGAATTGAAAAAGCTTCAAAAGGGCGGAGACATGACAGAAGACGATCTAAGGCATTATGGTGATGAGGTTCAAAAGCTGACTGACAAATATGTTGCTGAAATTGACACCATTGCTTCGGAAAAAGAAAAAGAAATCATGGAAGTATAA
- a CDS encoding FliA/WhiG family RNA polymerase sigma factor: protein MQSAASSEASVYWDSWAKNRDKDSCEALLEMHLPLVQYHVQRIAVGLPRNVNKDELRSHGLMGLYDALNKFDPGRDLKFDTYASFRIRGAIIDGLRREDWLPRSMREKSKKIDAAIERMEQEEMRSVSAAEVASELGYSEEDVLTIMSESFLANVLSIDEENKESDSNEKIGYTIEDKKVNTPETILLTDELHQHLTEIIKELNEKEQLVVSLFYYEELTLTEIGHVLGLSTSRISQIHSKALFKLRNVLSKYL from the coding sequence ATGCAAAGTGCTGCTAGTAGTGAAGCGAGTGTTTATTGGGACAGTTGGGCGAAAAATCGGGATAAAGACTCTTGCGAAGCTTTACTAGAGATGCATTTACCTCTGGTTCAATACCACGTTCAGCGAATTGCAGTAGGTTTACCGAGGAACGTGAATAAAGATGAGCTTAGAAGCCATGGATTAATGGGGCTTTACGATGCATTGAACAAATTCGATCCAGGCAGGGACTTGAAGTTCGATACATATGCCTCTTTTCGAATTAGAGGTGCAATCATAGATGGGTTACGAAGGGAAGACTGGTTACCGAGATCAATGCGGGAAAAGTCAAAGAAAATTGATGCAGCGATTGAACGTATGGAGCAAGAGGAAATGCGGTCAGTTTCAGCTGCAGAGGTCGCAAGTGAATTAGGCTACTCAGAAGAGGATGTCTTGACCATCATGTCGGAAAGCTTTTTAGCCAACGTTTTATCGATTGATGAAGAGAACAAGGAAAGTGATTCCAACGAAAAAATCGGTTATACAATCGAGGATAAAAAGGTTAACACACCTGAGACCATATTGCTGACGGACGAGCTTCACCAACATCTGACTGAAATAATCAAAGAATTAAATGAAAAAGAACAGCTTGTAGTCAGCTTATTTTACTATGAAGAACTTACCTTAACTGAAATTGGTCATGTCCTAGGACTTTCAACATCAAGAATCTCTCAGATCCATTCAAAGGCACTTTTTAAACTTCGAAATGTATTGTCGAAATATCTTTAA
- a CDS encoding chemotaxis protein CheA — MDMNQYLDVFVEESREHLQSINEHMLRLENEPNEKSIVNDIFRSAHTLKGMSATMGYEDLANLTHKMENVLDALRQEQIGVTSDVIDVLFESVDHLEAMVESIIEGGDGKRDVSKTVAILNRIENGEDSSEQSKETFVSEGTNGLDEFQRSVILESIEQGFHPLSVKIALDKNCILKAARVYMIFEVIEQVAEVIHSNPSVNELEQEQFDLDFTVNLLTKLDSEELEARIGKVSEIDSVHISRLNIEATAEPQSESAATTEVETKESNTKGSNTKDSKAAASSTKPNAGNKTIRVNIQRLDQLMNLFEELVIDRGRLETIAKELKHTDLNETVEHMTRLSGDLQDSLLTMRMVPIDQVFNRFPRMIRSLAKDLGKKVNLEIEGGETELDRTVIDEIGDPLVHLLRNSVDHGIERPDKRKSNGKGSEGTISLVAYHSGNHVYIEITDDGGGINREMVLKKAIENGIVNPSSASEMKDEEVYQLLFASGFSTAETVSDISGRGVGLDVVKSKIESIGGQIGVTSDPGQGSKFSIQLPLTMSILSVMLVTSGEETYAIPLSNIVESAIIAKADILNAHRQHVIDFRGKVVPLVSLKEVLDISGEQDDDDYISVVVARKGDKMAALVVDSFIGQQEVVLKPLGDYLTNIFAISGATILGNGQVALILDCNDLIK, encoded by the coding sequence ATGGATATGAATCAATATTTGGATGTGTTCGTTGAAGAAAGCAGGGAGCACTTACAGTCGATTAATGAACATATGCTACGACTTGAAAATGAGCCGAACGAAAAGTCGATTGTGAATGATATCTTTCGTTCAGCACATACGTTAAAGGGTATGTCTGCAACGATGGGGTATGAGGATCTCGCTAATCTTACTCACAAAATGGAAAACGTTTTAGATGCGCTCAGACAAGAACAAATCGGGGTTACATCGGATGTAATCGATGTACTGTTCGAATCTGTCGATCACCTTGAGGCGATGGTTGAATCGATCATTGAGGGTGGGGATGGAAAACGAGATGTATCAAAAACTGTCGCAATATTGAATCGAATCGAAAACGGGGAGGATTCCTCTGAGCAATCGAAGGAGACATTCGTTTCAGAAGGAACGAATGGTCTAGATGAATTTCAAAGGTCCGTGATACTAGAATCAATCGAACAAGGTTTTCATCCCTTATCCGTGAAAATTGCGCTCGATAAAAATTGTATTTTAAAAGCAGCACGAGTATATATGATTTTTGAAGTGATTGAGCAGGTTGCAGAAGTCATACATTCCAATCCCTCGGTCAATGAATTGGAGCAAGAGCAGTTCGATCTCGATTTCACGGTCAACCTTTTGACGAAACTTGATTCAGAGGAGCTTGAAGCACGGATAGGCAAGGTTTCTGAAATTGATTCCGTTCATATAAGCCGACTAAACATAGAAGCTACTGCAGAACCTCAATCTGAGTCAGCAGCAACTACCGAAGTAGAAACGAAAGAGTCAAATACAAAGGGATCAAATACAAAAGACTCGAAGGCAGCAGCTTCCTCAACTAAGCCAAATGCCGGAAATAAGACAATAAGGGTGAACATTCAACGACTTGATCAGCTGATGAATTTATTTGAAGAGCTCGTAATCGATCGAGGAAGACTTGAAACAATCGCAAAAGAGCTTAAGCATACTGACTTGAACGAAACGGTTGAGCATATGACACGTCTCTCGGGTGATCTCCAAGATTCGTTACTGACGATGCGGATGGTTCCGATTGATCAAGTGTTCAATCGTTTTCCTCGGATGATTCGCAGTTTGGCAAAAGATCTTGGCAAAAAAGTGAATCTCGAAATTGAAGGTGGAGAAACGGAGCTTGATAGGACTGTCATCGATGAAATTGGTGATCCGCTCGTTCACCTGTTGCGTAATTCGGTGGATCACGGTATCGAACGCCCGGACAAACGGAAATCCAATGGTAAGGGCTCTGAAGGAACGATTTCTCTCGTAGCCTATCATAGCGGAAATCATGTTTACATTGAAATTACAGATGATGGTGGCGGTATTAATAGAGAAATGGTTCTGAAGAAAGCGATTGAAAACGGGATCGTCAATCCATCGTCAGCATCTGAAATGAAGGATGAAGAAGTCTACCAGCTCCTGTTTGCTTCAGGATTCAGCACAGCAGAAACCGTATCGGATATTTCCGGTAGAGGAGTTGGACTGGATGTTGTAAAGAGCAAAATTGAATCGATAGGTGGACAAATCGGCGTCACATCTGATCCGGGTCAAGGGTCTAAGTTTTCGATACAGTTGCCTCTAACGATGTCAATATTATCGGTCATGCTTGTCACTTCTGGTGAAGAAACTTACGCAATTCCATTATCAAACATTGTGGAAAGTGCGATTATCGCCAAAGCGGATATTCTTAACGCACATCGTCAGCATGTAATCGATTTTCGTGGGAAGGTCGTTCCGCTCGTTTCACTTAAAGAGGTCCTGGATATATCGGGTGAACAAGATGACGATGACTATATTTCGGTAGTCGTAGCACGTAAAGGAGACAAAATGGCTGCACTTGTAGTTGATTCCTTTATCGGACAGCAGGAAGTTGTACTAAAACCGCTTGGAGACTATTTAACAAATATATTTGCAATTTCTGGAGCGACTATTCTCGGAAATGGACAGGTTGCTCTAATACTTGACTGTAACGATTTGATCAAATAA
- a CDS encoding chemotaxis response regulator protein-glutamate methylesterase, with protein sequence MKFINVLVVDDSALMRRVITDLLSSDPEIKVCGTARNGEDALKKIPELSPDVITLDVEMPLKNGLETLKEIMEKDPLPVIMLSNVTRAGTSQTIEAMQQGAIDFISKPSGQISLDLHTVQSELIEKVKLASQVRIRDVISQKEDRDVPTSTIKVNRPKANKKRIISIGTSTGGPRALVEVFSKLPDSLDAPVLVVQHMPSGFTRSLAERLNRTSALEVKEAEEGDILERGKAYIAPGGFHLIITEVGEDLMIKLDEQIPPTRGHRPSVDQMFSSLAGLKNYQKIAVIMTGMGSDGKDGLLALKSDPDTVAIAESKESSVVFGMPRAAIETKEVDEIHHVKDIAKCILSYTN encoded by the coding sequence ATGAAGTTCATAAACGTGCTTGTCGTAGATGATTCTGCATTGATGAGAAGAGTCATCACTGACCTGTTATCTAGTGATCCTGAAATCAAAGTGTGTGGAACTGCCCGTAATGGAGAGGATGCTCTCAAAAAGATTCCAGAGTTATCCCCGGATGTAATTACACTGGATGTTGAAATGCCTTTGAAAAACGGGCTTGAAACATTGAAGGAGATTATGGAGAAGGATCCACTGCCCGTCATCATGCTTAGCAATGTAACGAGAGCAGGAACGTCTCAAACGATTGAGGCGATGCAACAAGGAGCCATTGACTTTATTTCAAAGCCATCCGGGCAAATATCACTGGATTTACATACAGTACAATCCGAGCTCATTGAAAAAGTGAAATTAGCTAGTCAGGTGAGGATTCGAGATGTAATTAGCCAAAAGGAAGACCGGGATGTTCCGACAAGTACGATTAAAGTAAACAGACCGAAGGCAAACAAAAAGAGAATTATTTCGATTGGTACTTCTACAGGCGGCCCAAGAGCGTTGGTCGAGGTTTTCTCTAAACTGCCAGACAGTCTTGACGCACCAGTTCTTGTCGTCCAGCATATGCCATCTGGTTTTACAAGATCGCTAGCAGAGCGATTGAACAGAACATCAGCATTAGAAGTAAAGGAAGCTGAAGAAGGAGACATTCTTGAAAGGGGCAAGGCTTATATTGCACCAGGTGGGTTTCATTTGATCATAACGGAGGTTGGAGAAGACCTCATGATTAAACTTGATGAACAAATCCCCCCAACGAGAGGGCATAGACCGTCCGTCGATCAGATGTTTAGTAGTCTTGCAGGTTTAAAGAATTACCAGAAAATAGCAGTCATAATGACAGGAATGGGCTCTGATGGTAAAGATGGCCTGCTCGCATTAAAGTCTGATCCTGATACAGTTGCGATTGCCGAATCTAAAGAATCATCCGTTGTTTTCGGGATGCCAAGGGCTGCAATCGAAACCAAAGAGGTAGATGAAATACATCATGTAAAAGACATCGCGAAGTGTATTCTAAGCTATACCAATTAG
- a CDS encoding chemotaxis protein CheD, whose translation MNNIVEIVQVGIADFQLGQAPQHLRTTGLGSCVGVVIFDPITQAAGMAHIMLPNSNLSKGATFNQAKYADTAIPEMVSELGHCYGIDRERLQAKIAGGAQMFQFSSQSDAMRVGPRNVEAVKDILKSLNIPIIAEDVGGNNGRTIEFDPCSSRLAIRTIHKGMKSI comes from the coding sequence ATGAATAACATAGTAGAAATTGTCCAGGTTGGTATCGCAGATTTTCAACTCGGACAGGCACCTCAACATTTAAGAACAACAGGGTTAGGATCCTGTGTCGGAGTTGTCATATTTGATCCTATAACCCAGGCAGCAGGGATGGCACATATTATGCTGCCAAACTCAAATCTTTCTAAAGGGGCAACGTTCAATCAGGCAAAGTATGCCGATACAGCAATCCCTGAAATGGTATCAGAACTCGGTCATTGCTATGGTATTGATCGAGAACGCCTACAGGCTAAAATTGCCGGTGGTGCACAAATGTTTCAATTTTCAAGCCAAAGTGATGCGATGCGTGTCGGTCCACGCAATGTCGAGGCTGTGAAGGATATACTCAAGTCTTTAAATATCCCCATCATTGCAGAAGATGTAGGAGGAAATAACGGTAGAACAATCGAGTTTGATCCGTGTTCATCCAGACTTGCGATTCGCACGATTCATAAAGGAATGAAATCGATCTAA
- the tsf gene encoding translation elongation factor Ts, producing the protein MAVTAQMVKELRGKTGAGMMDCKKALTENDGDMDKAVDWLREKGIAKAAKKADRIAAEGLTHIETNGNDAVIVEVNSETDFVAKNDAFKNLIKEIAQHLLQNKPSTVEEAVKQTMVGEDIPVEEYINNAIAKIGEKISLRRFTILTKEDGDAFGAYLHMGGRIGVLSVIGGSNDEDLAKDIAMHVAAVNPRYVNRDKVSEEEVAREREVLTQQALNEGKPEKIVEKMVEGRLNKFFEEICLVDQGFVKDPDQKVGKYVNSKGGTVKGFIRYEVGEGMEKREENFAEEVMSQVKK; encoded by the coding sequence ATGGCAGTTACTGCACAAATGGTCAAAGAATTACGTGGAAAAACAGGTGCTGGAATGATGGATTGTAAAAAAGCACTTACTGAAAACGATGGTGATATGGACAAAGCGGTTGATTGGCTTCGTGAAAAAGGGATCGCAAAAGCAGCGAAGAAAGCTGACCGAATTGCAGCAGAAGGTTTGACTCATATTGAGACAAACGGAAATGACGCCGTTATTGTTGAGGTTAACTCTGAAACAGACTTTGTTGCGAAAAATGATGCATTCAAAAATTTAATTAAGGAAATTGCTCAACATCTTTTACAGAACAAGCCATCTACTGTTGAAGAAGCAGTTAAACAAACGATGGTTGGTGAAGACATTCCAGTAGAAGAGTATATCAACAATGCTATTGCGAAGATCGGTGAAAAGATTTCCCTTCGTCGATTCACGATCCTCACAAAAGAAGACGGTGACGCATTCGGTGCCTACTTACACATGGGTGGACGAATCGGTGTTTTATCCGTAATCGGCGGATCGAACGATGAAGATTTAGCAAAGGATATCGCGATGCACGTTGCTGCAGTTAACCCTCGTTACGTTAACCGTGATAAAGTTTCTGAAGAAGAAGTTGCGCGTGAACGTGAAGTACTTACTCAACAAGCTTTGAACGAAGGTAAGCCAGAGAAGATTGTTGAAAAGATGGTTGAAGGCCGCCTTAACAAGTTCTTTGAAGAAATTTGCCTTGTTGATCAAGGGTTTGTTAAAGACCCTGACCAAAAAGTTGGCAAATACGTAAACAGTAAAGGTGGAACCGTTAAAGGCTTCATTCGTTATGAAGTTGGAGAAGGTATGGAGAAACGAGAAGAGAACTTTGCTGAAGAGGTCATGTCACAGGTGAAAAAGTAA
- the rpsB gene encoding 30S ribosomal protein S2 — translation MAVISMKQLLEAGVHFGHQTRRWNPKMARYIFTERNGIYIIDLQKTVKKVEEAYNYVRDIAADGGKVLFVGTKKQAQESVKDEAKRAGQYYINQRWLGGTLTNFDTIRKRIRRLKDLEKMQEDGTFEVLPKKEVILLNKEMDRLEKFLGGIKDMNGLPDVLFVIDPRKERIAIAEARKLNIPIVAIVDTNCDPDEIDVIIPGNDDAIRAVKLLTSKMADAVVEGNQSDVEEEPSEEEEAEVKA, via the coding sequence ATGGCAGTAATTTCAATGAAACAATTGCTAGAAGCAGGTGTTCACTTCGGTCACCAAACACGCCGTTGGAACCCTAAGATGGCACGTTACATCTTTACAGAGCGTAACGGCATCTATATTATCGACCTTCAAAAGACAGTAAAGAAGGTCGAAGAAGCGTATAATTATGTACGCGACATCGCAGCTGATGGAGGAAAGGTATTATTCGTCGGAACGAAGAAGCAAGCTCAAGAGTCTGTAAAAGATGAAGCTAAGCGTGCTGGTCAATACTACATCAACCAACGTTGGTTAGGTGGAACATTGACAAACTTCGACACGATTCGCAAGCGTATCAGACGTCTAAAGGATCTTGAAAAAATGCAAGAAGATGGAACGTTCGAAGTCCTTCCTAAGAAAGAAGTAATCCTTCTTAACAAGGAAATGGATCGTCTTGAAAAATTCCTAGGTGGAATTAAAGATATGAATGGTCTTCCTGATGTTCTTTTTGTAATCGATCCTCGTAAAGAGCGTATCGCCATAGCGGAAGCTCGTAAACTTAACATTCCGATCGTTGCTATTGTTGATACAAACTGTGACCCGGATGAAATTGACGTAATCATTCCTGGTAATGATGACGCAATCCGTGCCGTCAAGCTATTAACTTCTAAAATGGCTGACGCAGTAGTTGAAGGTAACCAAAGCGATGTTGAAGAGGAACCTTCAGAAGAGGAAGAAGCAGAAGTAAAAGCATAA
- a CDS encoding chemotaxis protein CheW, producing MSDIKTVEKEMKAIVFQLKDEEYGVDVHQVKSIERIQEITRVPRTPSFVKGVINLRGIVTPIINLRSRFDIEEADYTEDTRIVIVHANDLEVGMIVDSANDVIDVPVDSVEPAPEVVGGISAEYLEGVAKLERRLLILLNLEKVLNPEEIIALRQVKENNE from the coding sequence ATGTCGGATATAAAAACTGTAGAAAAAGAGATGAAAGCGATCGTTTTTCAACTTAAGGATGAGGAATATGGTGTGGATGTCCATCAGGTTAAATCCATTGAACGGATACAGGAAATTACACGCGTTCCACGTACACCGTCTTTCGTAAAAGGTGTGATTAATCTCCGTGGGATCGTAACACCAATCATTAACCTTCGAAGTCGATTTGACATTGAAGAAGCAGATTATACAGAAGATACGAGGATTGTCATTGTACATGCAAATGATCTTGAAGTCGGAATGATTGTGGACTCTGCTAATGACGTTATCGACGTACCGGTTGATTCTGTCGAACCGGCACCAGAGGTTGTTGGCGGTATTAGTGCTGAATATTTAGAAGGTGTTGCAAAGCTTGAGCGTCGTTTACTTATTTTACTAAATCTTGAAAAGGTATTGAACCCTGAAGAAATCATCGCACTTCGACAGGTTAAGGAGAACAATGAATGA
- a CDS encoding isoprenyl transferase translates to MMLNKLVNLTKMNKEITDDNKLDRSRIPSHIAIIMDGNGRWAKKRGLPRIAGHREGMKVVRRIVKRANQLGVKALTLYAFSTENWKRPKPEVEFIMKLPEQFLLTYLPELIEENVQVRTIGQKEGIPSYTQKAVNEAIEKTKHNDGLILNFALNYGSRFEITEAVRQLSKDLDAGTISAEDVDENLIGSYMMTKGIGDPDLLIRTSGEIRLSNFMLWQLAYTELWFTDVYWPDFSEVDLEQAILDYQNRGRRFGGV, encoded by the coding sequence ATGATGCTGAATAAGCTTGTCAACTTAACCAAAATGAACAAAGAAATAACTGACGATAATAAGCTCGATCGCAGCCGGATTCCTTCACATATCGCAATTATTATGGATGGTAACGGCAGATGGGCTAAAAAGCGTGGACTGCCAAGGATTGCGGGTCACCGTGAGGGGATGAAAGTGGTCCGAAGAATAGTCAAACGTGCTAACCAGCTAGGTGTAAAAGCACTGACCCTTTATGCATTCTCAACCGAAAACTGGAAAAGGCCGAAACCTGAAGTGGAATTTATCATGAAATTGCCAGAACAATTCTTGCTTACTTATTTACCTGAATTGATCGAAGAAAATGTTCAAGTACGTACAATCGGACAAAAAGAAGGAATCCCTTCTTATACACAAAAAGCAGTAAACGAGGCAATTGAAAAAACAAAACATAATGATGGTCTTATATTGAATTTTGCGTTGAATTATGGCAGTCGTTTTGAAATCACCGAGGCAGTTCGCCAGTTATCAAAGGATTTGGATGCTGGTACAATAAGTGCAGAAGATGTCGATGAAAATTTGATTGGATCCTATATGATGACAAAAGGAATCGGGGATCCCGATCTGTTAATCCGAACAAGTGGCGAAATCCGTCTCAGCAATTTTATGCTCTGGCAGCTTGCCTATACTGAATTGTGGTTTACCGACGTGTATTGGCCTGATTTTTCTGAGGTAGACCTTGAGCAGGCGATACTCGATTATCAGAATAGGGGCAGAAGATTCGGAGGGGTATGA